One window of Halosolutus amylolyticus genomic DNA carries:
- a CDS encoding alkaline phosphatase family protein, which yields MSDSSLRTLLVGIDAACERVIAPRFEAGELPTLESIYEDGTGGPLESQIPPWTASAWPSLYTGMNPGKHGVFSFLTFEGYDWDVVNATDVRERTLWELLDRHGLTSVVVNVPVTHPPRSFDGALIPGYTAPEDPECHPAGLLEDVRDAIGEYRVYPDEDEDLGTAYIDCVRTRGEAFRYLADRFDPEFGFVEFQATDSIFHEDPGNDAAIDSIYREVDRQLAETLETCDPDTVIVASDHGMGPYDGYEFRANQFLRERGDVETVDGGEGMPTWATIRDGNLKRGEDATDRDPGIAERAMATAARVGLTSQRVGAVLERLGIDDVVARHVPAGLVNAGATQVDFPASRAYVRSRIELGVRINLAGRDPEGVVPPEEYEAVRDRLIDDLRRVRTPDGDPVFETVTRREEYFDGPESDRAVDVVTVPADFDHFLSATLRDEQFGPPTEPWNHKRDGTIALQGEAIDADSGIGNAHLFDVAPTVLSTLDVPVDERMDGTPLPAVDSPGSREYPRFDGREAIETADEDVEKRLADLGYLE from the coding sequence ATGAGTGATTCCTCCCTCCGGACGTTGCTGGTCGGGATCGACGCCGCCTGCGAGCGGGTGATCGCGCCGCGCTTCGAGGCCGGCGAGCTCCCGACACTCGAATCGATCTACGAGGACGGCACTGGCGGCCCGCTCGAGTCCCAGATCCCCCCGTGGACGGCCTCGGCGTGGCCCTCGCTGTACACGGGGATGAATCCGGGGAAACACGGCGTCTTCAGCTTTCTCACGTTCGAGGGGTACGACTGGGACGTGGTCAACGCGACCGACGTGCGCGAGCGAACGCTGTGGGAACTGCTCGATCGCCACGGGCTCACGAGCGTCGTCGTCAACGTCCCGGTGACGCACCCGCCGCGATCGTTCGACGGCGCGCTGATTCCGGGATACACCGCCCCCGAGGATCCCGAGTGCCATCCCGCCGGCCTGCTCGAGGACGTCCGGGACGCGATCGGAGAGTACCGCGTCTACCCCGACGAGGACGAGGATCTCGGGACGGCGTACATCGATTGCGTGCGGACGCGCGGCGAGGCGTTTCGCTACCTCGCCGATCGGTTCGATCCCGAGTTCGGGTTCGTCGAGTTCCAGGCGACCGACTCGATCTTCCACGAGGACCCAGGCAACGACGCGGCGATCGATTCGATCTACCGCGAGGTCGACCGCCAGCTCGCCGAGACGCTCGAGACGTGTGATCCGGACACGGTGATCGTCGCCAGCGACCACGGGATGGGACCGTACGACGGCTACGAGTTCCGCGCGAACCAGTTCCTCCGGGAGCGCGGGGACGTCGAGACCGTCGACGGCGGCGAGGGAATGCCCACCTGGGCGACGATCCGCGACGGCAACCTGAAACGCGGGGAGGACGCCACCGATCGGGATCCCGGGATCGCCGAACGCGCGATGGCGACTGCCGCCCGCGTCGGGCTGACGAGCCAGCGGGTCGGGGCCGTCCTCGAACGGCTCGGAATCGACGACGTCGTCGCGAGACACGTCCCGGCGGGACTGGTCAACGCGGGCGCGACGCAGGTCGACTTTCCCGCCTCGCGGGCGTACGTGCGATCGCGGATCGAGCTCGGAGTCCGCATCAACCTCGCAGGGCGCGACCCCGAGGGCGTCGTCCCGCCCGAGGAGTACGAGGCCGTCCGCGACCGGCTGATCGATGACTTGCGGCGCGTCAGGACACCCGACGGCGATCCCGTCTTCGAGACGGTCACCCGTCGCGAGGAGTACTTCGACGGCCCGGAGAGCGATCGAGCCGTCGACGTCGTCACGGTTCCCGCCGACTTCGATCACTTCCTCTCGGCGACCCTTCGCGACGAGCAGTTCGGGCCGCCGACGGAGCCCTGGAACCACAAGCGCGACGGGACGATCGCGCTCCAGGGCGAGGCGATCGACGCCGACAGCGGCATCGGGAACGCCCACCTCTTCGACGTCGCACCGACCGTGCTGTCGACGCTCGACGTCCCGGTCGACGAGCGGATGGACGGCACGCCGCTCCCTGCCGTCGACTCGCCCGGTTCGAGAGAGTACCCCCGGTTCGACGGCCGCGAGGCGATCGAGACGGCGGACGAAGACGTGGAGAAACGGCTCGCCGATCTCGGCTACCTCGAGTAA
- a CDS encoding DUF1616 domain-containing protein, with translation MADTTADLRLLAAVTLLATLLLTTGVADDSVLRIVIGVPFLVLVPGYAILAACVPSAGPRVDTNARPDGVNSRLRRRLSGLEWWAISIAISLLVVPGIVAALIVAPVEYGTASLGGLIGFVSGAALAIASIRRSGLPPETRYHASPREWVRGVVDGVTITTTTDAALTVGLAVAVLLVLGSGAYAIDAGQQGTDHTELYLLTENESGEYVASGYPEVVDPDESIPIAIGIGNEEGTNVEYTVVVQQQRLEDGEIVDRTRLDTFETSVSAGSTAVADRSVTPTGEPGESVRIVVLLYDDGTPETATTDNAYRYTQFGTTIAEDGDDDMGVGDEDGDSDGDDEEDDDGDSVGGGDSDEDDGDESTDDSDGEDGDSSDDEDTEGGDGSVDGDGGDDEVSSGENDSDDGTVSF, from the coding sequence ATGGCTGATACGACTGCTGATTTACGACTTCTCGCCGCCGTAACACTCCTGGCGACGTTGCTCTTAACTACGGGCGTTGCTGACGATTCCGTGCTCCGTATCGTGATTGGCGTTCCCTTTCTCGTTTTGGTGCCAGGATACGCGATTCTAGCTGCGTGTGTTCCGTCCGCTGGCCCGAGAGTCGATACGAACGCTCGACCGGATGGCGTGAACAGTCGACTAAGACGGCGACTTTCCGGTCTGGAGTGGTGGGCGATTTCGATCGCGATCAGCCTGCTCGTTGTTCCGGGTATCGTTGCGGCTCTCATCGTGGCACCCGTCGAGTACGGCACAGCGTCACTTGGCGGTCTGATCGGGTTCGTCTCGGGGGCAGCACTCGCGATCGCATCCATTCGGCGTAGCGGACTGCCGCCAGAAACGCGCTACCACGCGTCCCCTCGCGAGTGGGTCCGAGGTGTCGTCGACGGCGTCACGATAACCACGACTACCGATGCCGCGCTGACGGTTGGCCTCGCCGTGGCCGTGCTTCTTGTCCTCGGGAGCGGCGCCTACGCCATCGACGCCGGGCAACAGGGGACGGACCACACCGAACTGTATCTATTGACTGAAAACGAGTCGGGCGAGTACGTCGCTTCGGGGTATCCCGAGGTGGTCGACCCCGACGAGTCGATCCCGATCGCGATCGGGATCGGAAACGAGGAGGGGACGAACGTGGAGTACACCGTCGTCGTTCAGCAACAGCGACTCGAGGATGGCGAGATCGTCGACCGAACCCGACTCGATACGTTCGAGACGAGTGTCTCCGCCGGCTCTACTGCCGTCGCCGATCGATCCGTGACGCCGACCGGGGAGCCAGGTGAATCCGTTCGAATCGTGGTCCTCCTCTACGACGATGGGACTCCGGAAACGGCCACGACCGACAACGCCTACCGGTATACACAGTTTGGGACGACGATCGCCGAAGACGGTGATGACGACATGGGTGTTGGTGATGAGGACGGCGACAGTGACGGCGACGATGAGGAGGACGACGATGGCGATAGCGTCGGTGGAGGTGACAGCGATGAGGACGACGGTGACGAGAGTACCGACGACAGTGACGGTGAAGACGGAGACAGCAGTGACGACGAAGATACTGAGGGTGGGGACGGCAGTGTAGACGGTGATGGCGGCGATGACGAGGTCAGCAGTGGGGAAAACGACAGCGACGACGGCACCGTTAGTTTCTGA
- a CDS encoding polysaccharide deacetylase family protein produces the protein MVGTATISIELELGWGLVRFDKMDKLSDDRTAETRYLSRLLDRCDEYDVPITFDVVGHLFHQDCDGEHGGPHDDDWWDADPGTSVSADPEFYAPDLIDDIRSRDVDHEICTHTYSHVECNRVEPRTVRWELDRAQRVHDAHGLPESTSIVPPRHSTPPTDALTDAGIRVKRVPHYDAEGQHRPSTRVQKLHEILLESYPAIEPERNDGVLETYSPEYTTLAVPFLQTGTYSPHPVYRSLPVRVRRRLHERKLRRGLAAAADDDSFVHYWCHLYDFANEQQWPQIESFVRHLAERRDAGAIRTLTMRELHEDAMSRRRSASGRGDWTDEHSRPTPHAEQPRQPDPATLSDPIESGR, from the coding sequence ATGGTCGGAACTGCAACGATCAGCATCGAACTCGAACTCGGGTGGGGACTCGTTCGGTTCGACAAGATGGACAAACTCAGCGACGATCGGACCGCGGAGACACGCTACCTGTCGCGCCTGCTCGATCGATGTGACGAGTACGACGTGCCGATCACCTTCGACGTGGTCGGCCACCTGTTTCACCAGGACTGCGACGGCGAGCACGGCGGCCCACACGACGACGACTGGTGGGACGCCGACCCTGGAACGTCGGTCTCTGCCGATCCCGAATTTTACGCCCCGGACCTGATCGACGACATCCGCTCCCGGGACGTCGATCACGAAATCTGTACCCACACCTACTCGCACGTGGAGTGTAACCGGGTCGAGCCACGAACCGTCCGGTGGGAACTCGATCGCGCACAGCGCGTCCACGACGCCCACGGCCTTCCCGAGAGCACGTCGATCGTTCCGCCTCGCCACAGCACGCCGCCCACAGACGCGCTCACCGACGCCGGTATTCGTGTAAAACGGGTCCCGCACTACGACGCTGAGGGTCAGCATCGCCCGTCGACGCGTGTCCAGAAACTGCACGAAATTCTCCTCGAATCGTACCCTGCGATCGAACCGGAACGCAACGACGGCGTGCTCGAAACGTACAGTCCGGAGTACACCACGCTCGCCGTCCCATTCCTCCAGACCGGGACGTATTCGCCACATCCGGTCTACCGATCGCTACCGGTGCGGGTGCGGCGGCGATTACACGAGCGGAAACTCCGACGCGGTCTCGCGGCCGCGGCCGACGACGATTCGTTCGTCCACTACTGGTGTCACCTGTACGACTTCGCGAACGAGCAACAGTGGCCACAGATCGAGTCGTTCGTTCGACACCTCGCCGAGCGACGCGACGCGGGTGCGATTCGGACCCTGACGATGCGTGAACTGCACGAGGATGCCATGTCTCGCCGCCGGTCCGCCTCGGGACGCGGGGACTGGACTGACGAGCACTCCCGGCCGACGCCACACGCAGAGCAGCCTCGCCAGCCCGATCCGGCGACGCTCAGCGATCCGATCGAGTCCGGACGATGA
- a CDS encoding flippase gives MTDSDQLVRGIKATFVSRTVNLVANGLLIVLLSRFLLGPSGYGILFLTLSILAVSQLLADLGIARSAARYVSEFKETDPRQVPHILTSSLRYRLLLIGLVAVTLVASREFVAAILDEPELATLLVVGTGYLAVQSINNFNITVFQGFNAVQYSAVVSIVDHVGRIAFILLFVSLGWGVLGALTGYVVSGAIAATFGLIFLYLRFYRSFDAAETIQDGLQRRILEYSVPLTASRSANIIDRRVDIILIGFFLNPVAVGFYTLAKQISDFVIAPADSVGFALSPSYGEDKANDRLVRAARIYESSLQYVLLLYVPAVVGLILVADPTVRFIFGSDYAEAVPVLQVLSLFVLCKAINSVTQQAIDYLGRARFRAVAKAVTSAGNLLLNIVLIPTIGVVGAAVATVFTFGLYTMTNVYIMHVELPLQYDRLVKIGAGATVISVVMGGIVVAASAHITGLVSLAAVVGLGVAVWGTLATVSGLLDVRETLSLLS, from the coding sequence ATGACGGATTCCGACCAACTGGTCCGGGGGATCAAAGCCACGTTCGTGTCTCGGACGGTCAATCTGGTCGCGAACGGACTCCTGATCGTTCTGCTCAGTCGATTCCTTCTCGGGCCGAGTGGGTACGGTATCCTGTTTCTCACGCTCTCGATCCTCGCCGTCTCACAGCTCCTCGCCGATCTGGGCATCGCTCGCTCGGCTGCACGGTACGTCTCCGAGTTCAAAGAAACGGATCCCAGGCAAGTACCACACATCCTGACGTCCTCGCTACGGTACCGGTTGCTACTCATCGGCCTGGTCGCAGTGACTCTCGTCGCGAGCCGTGAGTTCGTTGCCGCGATTCTCGACGAACCGGAACTCGCCACGTTGCTGGTCGTCGGAACCGGATATCTCGCGGTCCAGTCGATTAACAACTTCAACATCACGGTCTTCCAGGGATTCAACGCAGTCCAGTACAGCGCCGTCGTGTCGATCGTCGACCACGTCGGCAGAATCGCGTTCATTCTCCTCTTCGTCTCCCTCGGCTGGGGCGTTCTCGGGGCCCTCACCGGATACGTCGTGAGCGGCGCGATCGCGGCCACATTCGGGCTGATTTTTCTCTACCTCCGATTCTACCGATCGTTCGACGCGGCCGAAACGATTCAGGACGGCCTCCAGCGTCGGATACTCGAGTACAGCGTGCCACTGACAGCGTCTCGGAGCGCAAACATCATCGATCGCCGGGTCGACATCATTCTCATCGGGTTCTTTCTCAATCCGGTGGCCGTGGGATTCTACACGCTTGCAAAGCAGATTTCAGATTTCGTCATCGCACCCGCGGATTCCGTGGGATTCGCACTCTCTCCCAGTTACGGTGAGGACAAGGCCAACGATCGGCTGGTACGTGCCGCACGGATCTACGAATCCTCGCTACAGTACGTGTTGTTACTGTACGTCCCGGCCGTGGTCGGACTGATACTGGTCGCCGATCCGACCGTCCGGTTCATTTTCGGTTCGGATTACGCCGAGGCCGTTCCGGTCTTGCAAGTGCTCAGCCTCTTCGTGTTGTGCAAGGCAATCAACAGCGTTACACAGCAGGCGATCGACTATCTCGGCCGGGCGCGATTTCGGGCCGTTGCGAAAGCGGTCACGTCGGCCGGAAACCTCCTCCTCAACATCGTTCTCATCCCGACGATCGGCGTCGTCGGCGCGGCCGTCGCGACCGTGTTCACGTTCGGCCTGTACACGATGACGAACGTCTACATCATGCACGTCGAACTGCCGCTACAGTACGATCGGCTCGTCAAGATCGGTGCCGGCGCGACCGTCATCTCGGTCGTGATGGGCGGAATCGTCGTGGCGGCGTCGGCGCACATCACGGGACTGGTATCGCTGGCGGCTGTCGTCGGCCTCGGCGTCGCCGTATGGGGTACCCTCGCGACGGTCAGTGGCCTTCTCGACGTTCGAGAGACGCTCTCACTGCTGAGCTGA
- a CDS encoding glycosyltransferase family 61 protein, translating into MSGVSKLASAVDLDALLSNASGTLGTKLSRVFHPQTYARYFHPASYAFVDYCAPLILDRDDLERRFRENGSIEYYDRDRIVEIEPPEGDQHGTEVEARIGTATLPQPFVGTLRDVRLVGEYPVPLDRRYRLVLEAVVSPEVLSLNMANSARSALSPSRPRTGGSGRADADTGSIDRAVLLYNQWNRGYYHWTVETLTRLEGVEAYRERTGETPKLIVGPNPTPFQRESLELLGYEDADLIEWDRHHGRVDELVVPSVRRELNRADISPVAHQWLHDRMCEAAAAEGFETDDDDPELVYISREDADYRRVVNEDEVLDVLEPYGFEKYVLSDRSMAEDVALFSRADVIVAPHGAGLTNVLYASDASVIELFRSDYVQPVYFVLAKQRGLRYRYQLCEYQGTDIVADVDALEAAVRAELEATDVIAG; encoded by the coding sequence ATGAGCGGAGTCTCGAAACTCGCCTCGGCCGTGGATCTCGATGCTCTTCTATCGAACGCCAGCGGGACGCTCGGAACCAAGCTCTCGCGCGTCTTTCACCCCCAGACGTACGCGCGGTACTTCCACCCGGCGAGCTACGCGTTCGTCGACTACTGCGCTCCGCTCATCCTCGATCGGGACGACCTGGAACGTCGGTTCCGCGAGAACGGCTCGATCGAGTACTACGACCGGGACCGAATCGTCGAGATCGAACCGCCGGAGGGAGACCAGCACGGGACGGAAGTAGAAGCCCGGATCGGAACTGCGACGCTCCCGCAGCCGTTCGTCGGGACGCTCCGGGACGTCCGACTCGTCGGGGAGTATCCCGTCCCGCTCGATCGACGCTACCGGCTGGTGCTCGAGGCAGTCGTCAGCCCCGAGGTGCTGTCGTTGAACATGGCGAATTCCGCCCGAAGCGCCCTCTCCCCGTCCCGGCCACGGACGGGTGGTTCCGGGAGGGCCGACGCGGATACCGGATCGATCGATCGTGCGGTGCTCCTCTACAACCAGTGGAACCGCGGCTACTACCACTGGACGGTCGAGACGCTCACCCGACTCGAAGGGGTCGAAGCCTATCGCGAGCGCACCGGCGAGACGCCGAAACTGATCGTGGGGCCGAACCCGACGCCGTTCCAGCGCGAGTCCCTCGAGTTGCTCGGGTACGAGGACGCGGACCTGATCGAGTGGGATCGCCACCACGGACGCGTCGACGAACTGGTCGTCCCGTCGGTCAGACGCGAACTGAATCGGGCCGACATCTCCCCGGTCGCACACCAGTGGCTCCACGATCGGATGTGCGAGGCGGCCGCGGCTGAGGGATTCGAGACGGACGACGACGACCCGGAACTCGTCTACATCTCCCGGGAGGACGCCGACTATCGACGGGTCGTCAACGAAGACGAAGTCCTCGACGTCCTCGAGCCCTACGGGTTCGAAAAGTACGTGCTGAGCGATCGATCGATGGCGGAGGACGTCGCCCTGTTCTCCCGGGCGGACGTGATCGTCGCGCCACACGGGGCCGGGCTGACGAACGTCCTCTACGCCAGCGACGCGAGCGTCATCGAACTCTTCCGGTCGGACTACGTCCAGCCCGTGTACTTCGTGCTCGCGAAACAGCGCGGGCTCCGGTATCGATATCAGCTGTGCGAGTACCAGGGGACGGACATCGTCGCCGACGTTGACGCGCTCGAGGCGGCCGTCAGGGCGGAACTCGAAGCCACCGACGTGATCGCCGGCTGA
- a CDS encoding formyltransferase family protein — protein MSTDDLQLGVLLAEPAMERWAAAAVEEAVRTADISVEQVILPVESESASSNRWERYATSVLEYGAWTPVLAWHRLVNTPPYLEKVPIDDLSWLDGAERIRTRTEPADGIGQRLPASTIDRIESAGIDLLFRRGFGILQGDVLAAPTHGVLSYHHGNVREYRGRPPGVWEFANDESTAGITLQRLTPTLDGGEIVVEKTIDVADCRTWQAVERTLFEHSTDMLATACTRLTEPTFEARTPDDLGPLYTCPGAVDTVRIELENARGKVANAIED, from the coding sequence ATGAGCACTGACGACCTCCAGCTCGGCGTCTTGCTCGCCGAGCCAGCGATGGAACGGTGGGCCGCCGCCGCCGTCGAAGAGGCGGTCCGGACCGCCGATATTTCGGTCGAACAGGTGATTCTGCCCGTCGAGTCGGAGTCGGCCTCGTCTAACCGCTGGGAGCGGTACGCGACGTCCGTCCTGGAGTACGGCGCGTGGACGCCAGTCCTCGCCTGGCACCGGCTCGTGAACACGCCACCGTACCTCGAGAAAGTCCCGATCGACGACCTCTCGTGGCTCGACGGCGCCGAGCGAATTCGGACCCGGACCGAACCCGCCGACGGGATCGGCCAGCGGCTCCCCGCCTCGACGATCGATCGGATCGAGTCGGCGGGGATCGATCTCCTGTTCCGTCGCGGCTTCGGCATCCTCCAGGGCGACGTCCTGGCCGCGCCGACTCACGGGGTGCTCAGTTATCACCACGGGAACGTCCGGGAGTACCGGGGCCGTCCGCCCGGTGTCTGGGAGTTCGCGAACGACGAATCCACGGCCGGGATCACGCTCCAGCGCCTGACGCCGACGCTCGACGGCGGCGAGATCGTCGTCGAGAAGACGATCGACGTGGCGGACTGTCGAACGTGGCAGGCGGTCGAACGAACGTTGTTCGAGCACTCGACCGACATGCTGGCGACCGCGTGTACGCGGCTCACGGAGCCGACGTTCGAGGCGAGGACCCCCGACGACCTCGGGCCGCTGTACACCTGTCCCGGGGCGGTGGATACCGTCCGGATCGAACTCGAGAACGCGCGAGGAAAAGTGGCGAACGCGATCGAGGACTGA
- a CDS encoding GNAT family N-acetyltransferase, translated as METEEITLDEWERALPASGTEVFHVPAALSVVENHTDGDLRLFAGYKGQQPVALLPVFVSERSLGARTVGKTVFSPPLGLGIPRLGPVIDPMSPKRRKRERINGEFATSVLDSLDVDRRTTLFRMVTPLDDSDPRPYRWNGLNVTPEFTYVVDVSTGDLEDVMGSFSKSLRNEMRRWEELDLSIECEGIDAALRVYEDVVDQYAEFDESAPMTRSFLREFLTELPDDRWRVYVARTPDGEYASGIITLFSDDIAYYWQGGVAASYESVSVNNLLHRAILEDLLSDPALDTITGYDLVGANTERLCDYKGKFNGELRQYYVVESAGLEMQLAKSAYRTVSGSLTKG; from the coding sequence ATGGAAACCGAAGAAATAACGCTCGACGAGTGGGAACGTGCCCTCCCGGCGTCGGGAACCGAGGTATTCCACGTACCCGCGGCGCTTTCCGTCGTCGAGAACCACACCGACGGAGACCTACGCCTGTTTGCTGGCTACAAGGGCCAGCAACCCGTCGCGTTGCTTCCGGTCTTCGTCAGTGAGCGATCGCTCGGTGCTCGAACGGTGGGCAAGACGGTCTTCTCGCCGCCGCTCGGTCTCGGAATCCCTCGACTCGGTCCCGTCATCGATCCGATGAGCCCGAAGCGACGAAAGCGAGAGCGGATCAACGGGGAGTTTGCGACCAGTGTGCTGGACTCGCTCGACGTTGATCGGCGAACGACGCTGTTCCGGATGGTGACCCCTCTCGACGATTCCGATCCGCGACCGTACCGGTGGAACGGGCTGAACGTGACCCCGGAGTTCACCTACGTCGTCGACGTTTCGACGGGAGATCTCGAGGACGTGATGGGATCGTTCAGCAAGAGTCTCCGCAACGAAATGCGGCGCTGGGAGGAACTGGACTTGTCAATCGAGTGTGAGGGGATCGACGCTGCTCTCCGGGTGTACGAGGACGTCGTCGACCAGTACGCCGAATTCGACGAGTCTGCTCCGATGACCCGATCGTTCCTCCGCGAGTTCCTGACCGAACTGCCCGACGATCGGTGGCGGGTTTACGTCGCCCGGACGCCGGACGGCGAGTACGCGAGCGGCATCATCACGCTGTTCTCGGACGACATCGCGTACTACTGGCAGGGCGGTGTCGCCGCGTCGTACGAGAGTGTGAGCGTCAACAATCTCCTTCACCGGGCCATTCTCGAGGATCTCCTTTCGGATCCGGCGCTCGACACGATAACTGGCTACGATCTCGTCGGCGCGAACACCGAACGGCTCTGTGATTACAAGGGGAAGTTCAACGGTGAGTTGCGCCAGTACTACGTCGTCGAGTCTGCGGGACTCGAAATGCAACTGGCGAAATCAGCGTATCGGACCGTTTCTGGATCATTGACCAAGGGGTGA
- a CDS encoding DUF354 domain-containing protein, producing MRILVFANTPAHVHLYRNAVDRLQDAGHDVLVLTREYACTTDLLEYFGLPYRVYGTHETAGYSTLGFARELGGQLGSIATETLRFGPDVVFGRGPYAAAAGTLSRTPIVLVLDDEPADFNHTVSRPFADCILSPAVTRRDLGDAHYTFDGFKECAYLHPEVFEPDGTVREALGVGPDEQYALVRFNALDALHDTDLEGFSPDQRRDLIDRLADRATVFVSDEGDEMAFDDLPARPYDLHPALIHDAMAEAALVVSDTGTMVTEAALLGTPAFRYRGTDDHEYGEFRELERAGLAEQFDAYDRIRDRSLAILADADAERRWRKRRRDYVGDLVNLTDVLVDVAESRGAIDRLESSTRRSLRARSAMT from the coding sequence ATGCGGATTCTCGTTTTCGCCAACACGCCCGCTCACGTTCATCTGTATCGCAACGCTGTCGATCGACTCCAGGACGCCGGCCACGACGTGCTCGTCCTGACCCGGGAGTACGCCTGTACGACGGACTTACTCGAGTACTTCGGACTCCCCTACCGGGTGTACGGGACCCACGAGACGGCCGGCTACTCGACGCTCGGCTTCGCGCGGGAACTGGGGGGTCAGCTGGGATCGATCGCGACCGAGACGCTCCGATTCGGACCGGACGTCGTCTTCGGGCGCGGCCCGTACGCGGCGGCCGCCGGAACCCTCTCGCGCACCCCGATTGTGCTCGTTCTCGACGACGAACCGGCGGATTTCAACCACACCGTCTCCCGTCCCTTCGCCGACTGTATCCTCTCCCCTGCGGTCACCCGCCGGGACCTCGGCGACGCCCACTACACGTTCGACGGCTTCAAGGAGTGTGCGTATCTCCACCCCGAGGTCTTCGAACCGGACGGCACCGTCCGCGAGGCGCTCGGCGTCGGTCCGGACGAGCAGTACGCCCTCGTCCGGTTCAACGCGCTCGACGCCCTGCACGACACCGACCTGGAGGGGTTCTCCCCCGACCAGCGCCGGGACCTGATCGATCGACTCGCCGATCGGGCGACCGTCTTCGTCTCCGACGAGGGCGACGAGATGGCGTTCGACGACCTCCCGGCGCGTCCCTACGATCTCCACCCGGCGCTGATCCACGACGCGATGGCCGAGGCCGCCCTCGTGGTCTCCGACACCGGGACGATGGTCACCGAGGCCGCCCTGCTCGGCACCCCCGCGTTCCGCTACCGCGGGACCGACGACCACGAGTACGGCGAGTTCCGGGAACTCGAACGCGCCGGCCTCGCCGAACAATTCGACGCCTACGACCGGATCCGCGACCGATCGCTCGCGATCCTCGCCGACGCCGACGCCGAACGACGCTGGCGAAAGCGACGGCGGGACTACGTCGGCGACCTCGTGAACCTGACCGACGTGCTCGTCGACGTCGCCGAATCCCGCGGCGCGATCGATCGACTCGAATCCTCGACGCGGCGATCGTTGCGGGCGCGATCGGCGATGACCTGA
- a CDS encoding lipid II:glycine glycyltransferase FemX: MSIDVRLATDEDRDRWNGYVERSPQGTLCHEYEALEVQAEHAGATLHPLIGFKGQEPVGLFPVFEIKKGFVTTVFSPPPHLRVPYLGPAFLNMGKLKQRKRDKRQERFVEGCFDWIESELAPRYAHLRTSTAFADSRPFKWNGYDVSPEYTYVVDLSPDEDDLLMTFSSDARNNVTNADDDAHEIEVGGDEEIRLIVDQVRRRYESQGIDFGVAESFVLDLADRTANGAVRPYTLRVDGEFVGGILALEYGDTTGRWLGGVRTDADVDLPTNDLLDWAVMSDGLDRGIKAYDLIGADTPRINRYKAKFNPELRTYYSIEYGSWGMQTIASLYNSVK, from the coding sequence ATGAGCATCGACGTCCGCCTCGCCACGGACGAGGACCGCGATCGGTGGAACGGCTACGTCGAGCGATCGCCCCAGGGGACGCTGTGTCACGAGTACGAGGCACTCGAGGTACAGGCCGAGCACGCCGGCGCGACGTTGCACCCGTTGATCGGGTTCAAAGGGCAGGAACCGGTCGGCCTCTTTCCCGTGTTCGAAATCAAGAAGGGATTCGTCACGACGGTATTCTCGCCGCCGCCGCATCTTCGGGTGCCGTACCTCGGGCCCGCGTTCCTGAACATGGGGAAGCTGAAACAGCGCAAGCGGGACAAGCGCCAGGAACGGTTCGTCGAGGGCTGTTTCGACTGGATCGAGTCGGAACTCGCGCCGCGGTACGCGCACCTGCGGACCAGCACGGCGTTCGCGGATTCGCGGCCGTTCAAGTGGAACGGGTACGACGTGTCGCCGGAGTACACGTACGTCGTCGACCTCTCACCGGACGAGGACGACCTCCTGATGACGTTCAGCAGCGACGCCCGGAACAACGTCACGAACGCCGACGACGACGCCCACGAGATCGAGGTCGGCGGCGACGAGGAGATCCGGCTCATCGTCGACCAGGTCCGGCGGCGGTACGAATCCCAGGGGATCGACTTCGGCGTCGCCGAATCGTTCGTCCTGGACCTCGCCGATCGAACCGCGAACGGCGCGGTCCGGCCGTACACGCTCCGGGTCGACGGCGAGTTCGTCGGCGGCATCCTGGCCCTGGAGTACGGTGACACGACCGGCCGGTGGCTCGGCGGCGTCCGCACCGACGCGGACGTGGACCTTCCGACCAACGACCTGCTCGACTGGGCGGTCATGTCCGACGGACTCGATCGCGGCATCAAGGCCTACGACCTGATCGGCGCGGACACCCCCCGGATCAACCGGTACAAGGCGAAGTTTAACCCGGAACTCCGGACCTACTACAGCATCGAGTACGGCTCGTGGGGGATGCAGACGATCGCGTCGCTGTACAACTCCGTCAAGTGA